One Setaria viridis chromosome 3, Setaria_viridis_v4.0, whole genome shotgun sequence DNA window includes the following coding sequences:
- the LOC117849492 gene encoding uncharacterized protein, with the protein MAVLLGNNFSKEFRIGIAFLFIHAMHTVASRCSRCGGCGHSSIACRVAATACQRGSEAATMRCGGGGAAAGLRLFGVQLGAASTSGGGASPALQLHKSYSVDCLNLQACSAPVYALVAAPLLLSPSRSSALLLSIDECSTGRATDGGSGGGYLSDDGGRGGAALRERKKGVPWSEEEHRLFLEGLDKLGRGDWRGISRGFVTTRTPTQVASHAQKFFLRQSSAGKKSSTKRRSSLFDMVQNCESGRDVVLVSDASDGKAASTSNSVSPKAPRDVYRKESTAIHERTTIRPSSERDSVSETVTVTTEQAHGYHCSPLNLELGMSLSTPSIGT; encoded by the exons ATGGCCGTTCTGCTAGGCAATAATTTCTCCAAAGAATTCAGAATTGGGATAGCCTTCCTTTTCATACATGCAATGCATACCGTGGCGAGTAGATGCTCTCGCTGTGGCGGCTGCGGCCACAGCTCGATAGCTTgccgcgtcgccgccaccgcatgCCAGAGAGGAAGTGAGGCCGCCACCatgcgctgcggcggcggaggcgccgccgctggGCTGAGGCTCTTCGGGGTGCAGCTCGGTGCCGCTTCAacaagtggcggcggcgcttcgcCGGCGTTGCAGCTGCACAAGAGCTACAGCGTGGATTGCCTGAACCTGCAGGCTTGTTCTGCTCCGGTCTATGCTCTCGTCGCGGCTCCTCTGCTTCTGTCGCCGTCGCGGTCGTCGGCTCTGCTCCTGTCGATCGACGAGTGCTCGACGGGGAGAGCCaccgacggcggcagcggcggcggctacctctccgacgacggcggtcgcggcggcgctgcgttGCGGGAGCGGAAGAAGGGCGTCCCGTGGAGCGAGGAGGAGCACAGGCTGTTCTTGGAGGGGCTTGATAAGCTCGGCAGGGGCGACTGGCGAGGCATCTCCCGGGGCTTCGTCACCACGAGGACGCCCACGCAGGTCGCCAGCCACGCGCAGAAGTTCTTCCTCAGGCAGAGCAGCGCCGGGAAGAAGAGCAGCACCAAGCGCCGGTCCAGCCTCTTCGACATG GTTCAGAATTGTGAGAGTGGAAGAGATGTAGTACTTGTCTCCGATGCTTCAGACGGCAAGGCCGCCAGCACCTCAAATTCTGTGTCTCCAAAGGCACCGCGCGATGTGTATCGGAAGGAGTCGACGGCCATTCATGAGAGGACGACGATAAGGCCTTCGTCAGAGAGGGATTCAGTTTCAGAGACAGTAACGGTGACGACGGAGCAAGCTCACGGATACCACTGCTCCCCGCTAAATCTGGAGCTCGGCATGTCCCTGTCGACGCCATCGATCGGAACCTAG
- the LOC117846997 gene encoding RNA polymerase sigma factor sigC isoform X1 yields the protein MGLQMMHGRPCASSSSSSSSWSWMVQVQPPKQSHHPLSGGRSISSGSLAALALHLLLKRRKYHGRDIATAFASSSSVLQITESKSSSLTKPKAERKVLDDALGRNVQNDWMDEETLFWMDRNYTDRDLQYGLLMQNLHELETSLAYKDLKMLEKGILVRIEQLGALRSFDASMSRTTLDTLPQTSHEQDCSLLDKIIEFDPETPLKEEQDTEVIVRSGKSQERKLKRMRASEKGSRISVKVNQRRSKKSRKSSSSQFISEWKNYPVRRRTIIREQSSLLVTIKECANLEKIRENMVKDGQEVSYQRWAEAAGVDEAELKSRLQAGYCCRERLIVTTEWLVRYIARTYTGMGTAFDDLLQAGKMGVLDGAEKFDSRKGCKFSTYVKYWIRKGMLALLAENSGVTILPARMESIIRKVKEARRAIRYSQGRNPSDSEIAAMVGVSVANVRLARKCSRRVVSLYSEVGIGQNAKFTEVIPDASLEAADEAMFREQLRERLLVVLDRLPAREGHVLKLRHGLEDGRCMSLEQIGRIYRVSKEWIRKIEKSAMAKLRNQDVRRDLDDFCRF from the exons ATGGGTCTGCAGATGATGCATGGCAGGCCCTGCGCAtcgtcctcgtcgtcttcctcctcgtggTCGTGGATGGTGCAGGTCCAGCCCCCAAAGCAGTCTCACCATCCAT TGAGTGGAGGAAGGTCGATTTCTTCTGGATCCCTTGCGGCACTGGCCTTGCATCTCTTGCTAAAACGCCGCAAATACCATGGCCGGGACATTGCGACCGCTTTTGCATCTTCATCCAGTGTGCTTCAGATCACAGAGAGCAAGTCAAGCAGCTTGACAAAACCCAAG GCAGAAAGGAAGGTCCTTGACGACGCTCTTGGCAGAAATGTACAGAATGACTGGATGGATGAAGAGACGTTATTCTGGATGGATAGGAATTACACAGACAGAGATCTGCAGTATGGGTTGTTAATGCAAAACCTTCATGAATTGGAGACTAGTTTGGCTTATAAAGACTTGAAAATGCTGGAAAAGGGTATCCTTGTACGTATCGAACAGCTTGGAGCTCTGCGATCGTTTGATGCGTCTATGTCCAGGACCACCCTGGACACCCTACCACAGACCTCACATGAACAAGATTGTTCTCTGCTCGACAAAATCATCGAGTTCGATCCAGAGACTCCTCTGAAGGAGGAGCAAGATACTGAAGTAATCGTTCGGAGTGGCAAGAGTCAAGAGAGGAAGCTGAAACGAATGAGAGCATCAGAAAAGGGCTCCAGGATCTCTGTGAAGGTGAATCAAAGAAGATCGAAGAAATCGCGAAAGTCTAGTAGCAGCCAGTTTATATCCGAGTGGAAAAATTATCCGGTCCGGAGAAGGACCATTATACGCGAACAATCATCCTTGCTAGTGACCATCAAG GAATGTGCAAACCTTGAGAAGATCAGAGAGAACATGGTGAAGGATGGGCAGGAGGTGAGCTACCAGAGGTGGGCAGAGGCAGCTGGAGTTGATGAggcagagctgaagagcaggCTGCAGGCAGGTTACTGCTGCCGAGAGAGGCTGATAGTGACCACCGAGTGGCTGGTCAGGTACATTGCAAGAACATACACCGGAATGGGGACGGCTTTCGACGATCTACTTCAG GCTGGGAAAATGGGGGTCCTCGATGGAGCGGAGAAGTTCGACAGCCGGAAGGGGTGCAAGTTCTCCACGTACGTCAAGTACTGGATCAGGAAAGGGATGCTAGCTCTCCTGGCCGAGAATTCAGGAGTCACCATCCTGCCC GCAAGAATGGAGAGCATCATCCGCAAGGTGAAGGaggcgcggcgcgcgatccGGTACAGCCAAGGGAGGAACCCATCGGATTCAGAGATCGCCGCCATGGTCGGCGTGTCGGTGGCCAACGTCAGGCTGGCGCGCAAGTGCTCTCGCAGGGTCGTGTCACTCTACTCGGAGGTCGGCATCGGCCAGAACGCAAAGTTCACG GAGGTGATCCCGGACGCGTCTCTGGAGGCCGCCGACGAGGCCATGTTCCGGGAGCAGCTGAGGGAGAggctgctggtggtgctggacAGACTGCCGGCGCGGGAAGGGCACGTGCTGAAGCTGCGGCACGGGCTGGAGGACGGCAGGTGCATGTCGCTGGAGCAGATCGGCCGCATCTACCGCGTCTCCAAGGAGTGGATCAGGAAGATCGAGAAGTCCGCCATGGCCAAGCTCAGGAACCAGGACGTGCGCCGCGACCTCGACGACTTCTGCAGGTTCTAA
- the LOC117846997 gene encoding RNA polymerase sigma factor sigC isoform X2, protein MTNKAERKVLDDALGRNVQNDWMDEETLFWMDRNYTDRDLQYGLLMQNLHELETSLAYKDLKMLEKGILVRIEQLGALRSFDASMSRTTLDTLPQTSHEQDCSLLDKIIEFDPETPLKEEQDTEVIVRSGKSQERKLKRMRASEKGSRISVKVNQRRSKKSRKSSSSQFISEWKNYPVRRRTIIREQSSLLVTIKECANLEKIRENMVKDGQEVSYQRWAEAAGVDEAELKSRLQAGYCCRERLIVTTEWLVRYIARTYTGMGTAFDDLLQAGKMGVLDGAEKFDSRKGCKFSTYVKYWIRKGMLALLAENSGVTILPARMESIIRKVKEARRAIRYSQGRNPSDSEIAAMVGVSVANVRLARKCSRRVVSLYSEVGIGQNAKFTEVIPDASLEAADEAMFREQLRERLLVVLDRLPAREGHVLKLRHGLEDGRCMSLEQIGRIYRVSKEWIRKIEKSAMAKLRNQDVRRDLDDFCRF, encoded by the exons ATGACGAACAag GCAGAAAGGAAGGTCCTTGACGACGCTCTTGGCAGAAATGTACAGAATGACTGGATGGATGAAGAGACGTTATTCTGGATGGATAGGAATTACACAGACAGAGATCTGCAGTATGGGTTGTTAATGCAAAACCTTCATGAATTGGAGACTAGTTTGGCTTATAAAGACTTGAAAATGCTGGAAAAGGGTATCCTTGTACGTATCGAACAGCTTGGAGCTCTGCGATCGTTTGATGCGTCTATGTCCAGGACCACCCTGGACACCCTACCACAGACCTCACATGAACAAGATTGTTCTCTGCTCGACAAAATCATCGAGTTCGATCCAGAGACTCCTCTGAAGGAGGAGCAAGATACTGAAGTAATCGTTCGGAGTGGCAAGAGTCAAGAGAGGAAGCTGAAACGAATGAGAGCATCAGAAAAGGGCTCCAGGATCTCTGTGAAGGTGAATCAAAGAAGATCGAAGAAATCGCGAAAGTCTAGTAGCAGCCAGTTTATATCCGAGTGGAAAAATTATCCGGTCCGGAGAAGGACCATTATACGCGAACAATCATCCTTGCTAGTGACCATCAAG GAATGTGCAAACCTTGAGAAGATCAGAGAGAACATGGTGAAGGATGGGCAGGAGGTGAGCTACCAGAGGTGGGCAGAGGCAGCTGGAGTTGATGAggcagagctgaagagcaggCTGCAGGCAGGTTACTGCTGCCGAGAGAGGCTGATAGTGACCACCGAGTGGCTGGTCAGGTACATTGCAAGAACATACACCGGAATGGGGACGGCTTTCGACGATCTACTTCAG GCTGGGAAAATGGGGGTCCTCGATGGAGCGGAGAAGTTCGACAGCCGGAAGGGGTGCAAGTTCTCCACGTACGTCAAGTACTGGATCAGGAAAGGGATGCTAGCTCTCCTGGCCGAGAATTCAGGAGTCACCATCCTGCCC GCAAGAATGGAGAGCATCATCCGCAAGGTGAAGGaggcgcggcgcgcgatccGGTACAGCCAAGGGAGGAACCCATCGGATTCAGAGATCGCCGCCATGGTCGGCGTGTCGGTGGCCAACGTCAGGCTGGCGCGCAAGTGCTCTCGCAGGGTCGTGTCACTCTACTCGGAGGTCGGCATCGGCCAGAACGCAAAGTTCACG GAGGTGATCCCGGACGCGTCTCTGGAGGCCGCCGACGAGGCCATGTTCCGGGAGCAGCTGAGGGAGAggctgctggtggtgctggacAGACTGCCGGCGCGGGAAGGGCACGTGCTGAAGCTGCGGCACGGGCTGGAGGACGGCAGGTGCATGTCGCTGGAGCAGATCGGCCGCATCTACCGCGTCTCCAAGGAGTGGATCAGGAAGATCGAGAAGTCCGCCATGGCCAAGCTCAGGAACCAGGACGTGCGCCGCGACCTCGACGACTTCTGCAGGTTCTAA
- the LOC117846997 gene encoding RNA polymerase sigma factor sigC isoform X3: MGLQMMHGRPCASSSSSSSSWSWMVQVQPPKQSHHPLSGGRSISSGSLAALALHLLLKRRKYHGRDIATAFASSSSVLQITESKSSSLTKPKAERKVLDDALGRNVQNDWMDEETLFWMDRNYTDRDLQYGLLMQNLHELETSLAYKDLKMLEKGILVRIEQLGALRSFDASMSRTTLDTLPQTSHEQDCSLLDKIIEFDPETPLKEEQDTEVIVRSGKSQERKLKRMRASEKGSRISVKVNQRRSKKSRKSSSSQFISEWKNYPVRRRTIIREQSSLLVTIKECANLEKIRENMVKDGQEVSYQRWAEAAGVDEAELKSRLQAGYCCRERLIVTTEWLVRYIARTYTGMGTAFDDLLQAGKMGVLDGAEKFDSRKGCKFSTYVKYWIRKGMLALLAENSGVTILPARMESIIRKVKEARRAIRYSQGRNPSDSEIAAMVGVSVANVRLARKCSRRVVSLYSEVGIGQNAKFTF; encoded by the exons ATGGGTCTGCAGATGATGCATGGCAGGCCCTGCGCAtcgtcctcgtcgtcttcctcctcgtggTCGTGGATGGTGCAGGTCCAGCCCCCAAAGCAGTCTCACCATCCAT TGAGTGGAGGAAGGTCGATTTCTTCTGGATCCCTTGCGGCACTGGCCTTGCATCTCTTGCTAAAACGCCGCAAATACCATGGCCGGGACATTGCGACCGCTTTTGCATCTTCATCCAGTGTGCTTCAGATCACAGAGAGCAAGTCAAGCAGCTTGACAAAACCCAAG GCAGAAAGGAAGGTCCTTGACGACGCTCTTGGCAGAAATGTACAGAATGACTGGATGGATGAAGAGACGTTATTCTGGATGGATAGGAATTACACAGACAGAGATCTGCAGTATGGGTTGTTAATGCAAAACCTTCATGAATTGGAGACTAGTTTGGCTTATAAAGACTTGAAAATGCTGGAAAAGGGTATCCTTGTACGTATCGAACAGCTTGGAGCTCTGCGATCGTTTGATGCGTCTATGTCCAGGACCACCCTGGACACCCTACCACAGACCTCACATGAACAAGATTGTTCTCTGCTCGACAAAATCATCGAGTTCGATCCAGAGACTCCTCTGAAGGAGGAGCAAGATACTGAAGTAATCGTTCGGAGTGGCAAGAGTCAAGAGAGGAAGCTGAAACGAATGAGAGCATCAGAAAAGGGCTCCAGGATCTCTGTGAAGGTGAATCAAAGAAGATCGAAGAAATCGCGAAAGTCTAGTAGCAGCCAGTTTATATCCGAGTGGAAAAATTATCCGGTCCGGAGAAGGACCATTATACGCGAACAATCATCCTTGCTAGTGACCATCAAG GAATGTGCAAACCTTGAGAAGATCAGAGAGAACATGGTGAAGGATGGGCAGGAGGTGAGCTACCAGAGGTGGGCAGAGGCAGCTGGAGTTGATGAggcagagctgaagagcaggCTGCAGGCAGGTTACTGCTGCCGAGAGAGGCTGATAGTGACCACCGAGTGGCTGGTCAGGTACATTGCAAGAACATACACCGGAATGGGGACGGCTTTCGACGATCTACTTCAG GCTGGGAAAATGGGGGTCCTCGATGGAGCGGAGAAGTTCGACAGCCGGAAGGGGTGCAAGTTCTCCACGTACGTCAAGTACTGGATCAGGAAAGGGATGCTAGCTCTCCTGGCCGAGAATTCAGGAGTCACCATCCTGCCC GCAAGAATGGAGAGCATCATCCGCAAGGTGAAGGaggcgcggcgcgcgatccGGTACAGCCAAGGGAGGAACCCATCGGATTCAGAGATCGCCGCCATGGTCGGCGTGTCGGTGGCCAACGTCAGGCTGGCGCGCAAGTGCTCTCGCAGGGTCGTGTCACTCTACTCGGAGGTCGGCATCGGCCAGAACGCAAAGTTCACG TTCTGA
- the LOC117850726 gene encoding uncharacterized protein isoform X1, whose protein sequence is MSSTTSSASSTSDTSEWLSRDPTRARCLLLWSRQDCRWDGRCDLTVGCPRTPPVRFDVFLALNPERYLQLIDRDLVVEPMSSTGSSQPSRPDVRSSPSPSNENLRARNSGSTSRSAPPPPAQTDSAVNPLRFDARTIHFSINAWVLVVAFLGMLPILPKHLADRACKLSLLGTIFSSGYSLYSTYGKPRAWNMPAIQAWLQSVLATKDFIHLMFSSMFFTSQLHLKIAALPVLCWALDHVARFLRRNFNRSSFYRRYLEEPCLWVETNNTTLSLLSSNAEIALGFLLIISLFSWRRSIIQTFMYWQVLKLMYHAPVTSSYHQSAWAKIGRVVNPYIHRYAPFLQTPISAIQRWWFR, encoded by the exons aTGTCGTCGACCACTTCAAGCGCAAGTTCTACCAGCGATACATC TGAGTGGCTGAGCAGAGATCCAACGCGCGCACGCTGCTTGCTTCTCTGGTCAAGGCAGGACTGCAGATGGGATGGACGCTGCGACCTGACTGTAGGCTGTCCTCGAACGCCGCCTGTTCGATTCGATGTATTCCTTGCTTTGAACCCTGAGCGTTATCTCCAATTGATA GACCGTGATCTGGTAGTCGAGCCGATGTCATCCACCGGTTCCAGTCAGCCGAGCAGGCCAGATGTAAGGTCTTCACCCTCTCCATCCAACGAGAATCTCAGGGCTCGTAACTCAG GATCTACTTCAAGgtcagcgccaccgccaccagcacAAACAGACAGTGCTGTCAACCCTTTACGATTTGATGCGCGGACTATACATTTCTCCATTAATGCCTGG GTACTTGTAGTTGCTTTTCTGGGAATGCTTCCAATTTTGCCAAAACACCTTGCTGACAGAGCTTGCAAACTTTCATTACTGGGAACAATATTCTCCTCGGGATATTCTCTATACAGTACTTATGGG AAACCAAGAGCGTGGAACATGCCAGCAATTCAGGCTTGGTTGCAGTCTGTACTTGCAACCAAGGATTTTATCCATTTGATGTTCTCTTCTATGTTCTTCACATCTCAATTGCACTTAAAGA TTGCTGCACTACCTGTGCTTTGCTGGGCACTTGATCATGTTGCCAGATTCCTAAGGCGTAATTTCAACCGATCCTCTTTCTATAG GAGATACTTGGAAGAACCTTGTCTTTGGGTAGAGACAAACAATACTACACTGAGTCTCCTTAGTTCCAATGCTGAAATCGCCTTGGGTTTTCTTCTGATCATATCATTGTTCTC gtgGCGTCGTAGCATAATTCAGACATTCATGTACTGGCAG GTGTTGAAGCTGATGTACCATGCTCCTGTGACATCCAGCTATCACCAGAGTGCCTGGGCGAAAATTGGGAGGGTTGTGAATCCATACATCCACCGCTATGCCCCGTTCCTCCAGACACCCATTTCTGCGATCCAGAGATGGTGGTTCAGGTAG
- the LOC117850726 gene encoding uncharacterized protein isoform X2, with product MAGSGADAEHEQKRAAAAAYDYEGDARWSDYWSNVLVPPNLASRPDVVDHFKRKFYQRYIDRDLVVEPMSSTGSSQPSRPDVRSSPSPSNENLRARNSGSTSRSAPPPPAQTDSAVNPLRFDARTIHFSINAWVLVVAFLGMLPILPKHLADRACKLSLLGTIFSSGYSLYSTYGKPRAWNMPAIQAWLQSVLATKDFIHLMFSSMFFTSQLHLKIAALPVLCWALDHVARFLRRNFNRSSFYRRYLEEPCLWVETNNTTLSLLSSNAEIALGFLLIISLFSWRRSIIQTFMYWQVLKLMYHAPVTSSYHQSAWAKIGRVVNPYIHRYAPFLQTPISAIQRWWFR from the exons ATGGCAGGCTCCGGGGCGGACGCGGAGCACGAGCagaagcgggcggcggcggcggcgtacgactACGAGGGCGACGCGCGCTGGTCCGACTACTGGTCCAACGTCCTCGTCCCTCcgaacctcgcctcccgccccgaTGTCGTCGACCACTTCAAGCGCAAGTTCTACCAGCGATACATC GACCGTGATCTGGTAGTCGAGCCGATGTCATCCACCGGTTCCAGTCAGCCGAGCAGGCCAGATGTAAGGTCTTCACCCTCTCCATCCAACGAGAATCTCAGGGCTCGTAACTCAG GATCTACTTCAAGgtcagcgccaccgccaccagcacAAACAGACAGTGCTGTCAACCCTTTACGATTTGATGCGCGGACTATACATTTCTCCATTAATGCCTGG GTACTTGTAGTTGCTTTTCTGGGAATGCTTCCAATTTTGCCAAAACACCTTGCTGACAGAGCTTGCAAACTTTCATTACTGGGAACAATATTCTCCTCGGGATATTCTCTATACAGTACTTATGGG AAACCAAGAGCGTGGAACATGCCAGCAATTCAGGCTTGGTTGCAGTCTGTACTTGCAACCAAGGATTTTATCCATTTGATGTTCTCTTCTATGTTCTTCACATCTCAATTGCACTTAAAGA TTGCTGCACTACCTGTGCTTTGCTGGGCACTTGATCATGTTGCCAGATTCCTAAGGCGTAATTTCAACCGATCCTCTTTCTATAG GAGATACTTGGAAGAACCTTGTCTTTGGGTAGAGACAAACAATACTACACTGAGTCTCCTTAGTTCCAATGCTGAAATCGCCTTGGGTTTTCTTCTGATCATATCATTGTTCTC gtgGCGTCGTAGCATAATTCAGACATTCATGTACTGGCAG GTGTTGAAGCTGATGTACCATGCTCCTGTGACATCCAGCTATCACCAGAGTGCCTGGGCGAAAATTGGGAGGGTTGTGAATCCATACATCCACCGCTATGCCCCGTTCCTCCAGACACCCATTTCTGCGATCCAGAGATGGTGGTTCAGGTAG
- the LOC117848034 gene encoding AAA-ATPase At3g50940, whose amino-acid sequence MASYDKAFESYKKALTTAASVAASVMLVRSVVNDVVPYELREMLFSGFGYLRSRVSSQHTIIVEKKNDGFTNNHIYNAVRTYLATRINADLQQRLRVSSMDEDDKMMISMAEGEEMLDVYEGTEFKWCLICNDNSSDSGNGSGLQNEVSFEVSFHKNHKEKALKSYLPFILATAKDIKARERTLRIYMTEYSSEWSPIDLHHPSTFDTLAMDQKLKQSIIDDLNRFIKRKDYYRKIGKAWKRGYLLYGPPGTGKSSLIAAMANLLRFDIYDLELTEVNSNSDLRRLLVGMSNRSILVVEDIDCTIELKQREEGEGRDKSNSTEENKGEEKVTLSGLLNFVDGLWSTTGEERIIVFTTNYKERLDPALLRPGRMDMHIHMGYCTQESFRILTNNYHSINYHDTYPEIEKLIKDVKVTPAEVAEVLMRNDDTNIALHDLVDFLKSKMIEVNEIKTEHKETNNQLDEKKDNRDSDKK is encoded by the exons ATGGCGTCCTACGACAAGGCCTTCGAGTCCTACAAGAAGGCCCTCACCACCGCGGCGTCCGTCGCGGCATCTGTGATGCTGGTGCGCAGCGTGGTGAACGACGTGGTGCCGTACGAGCTGCGCGAGATGCTCTTCTCCGGCTTCGGCTACCTGCGCTCGCGCGTGTCGTCGCAGCACACCATCATCGTCGAGAAGAAGAATGACGGATTCACCAACAACCACATCTACAACGCCGTCAGGACGTACCTCGCGACACGCATCAACGCCGACCTGCAGCAGCGCCTGCGAGTCAGCAGCATGGACGAGGATGACAAGATGATGATCAGCATGGCGGAGGGCGAGGAGATGCTGGATGTTTATGAAGGCACGGAATTCAAATGGTGCCTCATCTGCAATGACAACTCAAGTGACTCCGGAAATGGCAGTGGCCTTCAGAACGAGGTCTCCTTCGAGGTTAGCTTCCACAAGAACCACAAGGAGAAAGCCCTGAAATCATACCTCCCATTCATTTTGGCCACTGCCAAGGACATAAAAGCTCGGGAGAGAACTCTTAGGATATACATGACTGAGTACTCGAGCGAGTGGTCCCCAATTGACCTCCACCACCCATCTACATTTGACACACTTGCCATGGACCAGAAGCTGAAGCAGTCCATCATCGATGACCTTAACAGGTTCATCAAGAGAAAGGATTACTATAGGAAGATAGGCAAGGCATGGAAGCGGGGGTACCTGCTGTATGGTCCACCTGGGACCGGCAAGTCCAGCCTGATTGCGGCCATGGCCAACCTTCTCAGGTTTGACATATATGACCTCGAGCTAACTGAGGTCAATTCCAACTCAGACCTTAGGAGGCTTCTTGTTggtatgagcaaccgatccattCTTGTTGTCGAAGATATTGACTGCACCATTGAACTGAAACAACGAGAAGAAGGTGAGGGGCGTGACAAGTCGAATTCTACAGAAGAAAACAAGGGAGAAGAAAAG GTAACGCTGTCTGGCCTGCTCAACTTTGTTGATGGGCTGTGGTCAACAACTGGGGAAGAAAGGATCATTGTCTTCACAACCAATTACAAGGAGCGGCTTGACCCAGCATTGCTGCGGCCTGGAAGGATGGACATGCACATCCACATGGGGTACTGCACCCAAGAATCTTTCCGAATCCTTACCAACAACTACCACTCCATCAACTACCATGACACATATCCAGAGATTGAGAAACTGATCAAGGACGTGAAGGTGACACCCGCAGAGGTTGCCGAGGTTCTGATGAGGAATGATGACACCAATATTGCGCTCCATGATCTTGTCGATTTCCTGAAGTCAAAAATGATAGAAGTCAATGAGATCAAGACTGAACACAAGGAAACAAATAACCAGCTGGATGAGAAGAAAGACAACAGAGATAGtgacaaaaaataa